One segment of Primulina tabacum isolate GXHZ01 chromosome 6, ASM2559414v2, whole genome shotgun sequence DNA contains the following:
- the LOC142549168 gene encoding serine carboxypeptidase-like 27: MRYSTHSVSFVIWLFGLLFCVGKCYCLLSIDQENDRIKQLPGEPSNVGFNQYSGYVTVNQQAGRALFYWLTEVPADRGPDSRPLVLWLNGGPGCSSIGYGASEEIGPFRINSDGKTLYLNPYSWNYLANLLFVESPAGVGFSYSNTSSDLYTAGDNRTAEDAYVFLLNWFERFPQYKHREFYIAGESYAGHYVPQLSQIVYERNRGIQNPVINFKGFMVGNAVTDDYHDYIGTFEYWWNHGLISDSTYKMLRITCDLGSATHPTTECLKYLDISDKEMGKIDPYSIYTLPCNGTSSLNRRRSHYPWMWRGYDPCTEKYAKVYFNLPDVQKAFHANVTGVTYPWKTCSDVVGNYWADSPLSMLPIYQELIASGLRIWVFSGDTDSVVPVTATRYSIDALKLPTVRSWYPWYDNRKAVGGWSQVYKGLTLVTVTGAGHEVPLHRPRQAFILFRSFLEDKPMPT, from the exons ATGCGTTATTCAACACACTCAGTTTCATTTGTAATTTGGCTTTTCGGGTTGTTATTTTGTGTGGGAAAATGTTACTGTCTTTTAAGCATTGATCAAGAAAATGATAGGATTAAACAGTTACCTGGGGAACCATCAAATGTTGGATTTAATCAGTATTCTGGTTATGTTACTGTAAATCAACAGGCTGGGAGAGCACTATTTTATTGGTTGACCGAGGTACCTGCAGATAGAGGGCCTGATTCAAGGCCATTGGTTTTGTGGCTTAATGGAGGACCTGGTTGTTCTTCTATAGGTTATGGAGCTTCAGAAGAAATCGGGCCTTTTCGGATCAATTCTGATGGGAAAACCCTCTATCTCAATCCTTATTCTTGGAATTATT TGGCAAATTTACTTTTCGTAGAGTCTCCTGCTGGTGTTGGCTTTTCATATTCAAATACTTCATCAGATTTGTACACTGCTGGTGATAATAGGACAG CTGAAGATGCATATGTTTTCCTGCTCAACTGGTTTGAAAGATTTCCTCAGTACAAGCACAGAGAGTTTTACATCGCTGGAGAAAGCTATGCTG GGCATTATGTTCCTCAATTATCTCAAATTGTGTATGAAAGAAACAGGGGAATTCAAAATCCAGTTATCAATTTCAAAGGATTCATG GTGGGAAATGCTGTCACCGATGATTACCATGACTATATCGGCACCTTTGAGTATTGGTGGAATCATGGTTTAATTTCAGATTCAACTTACAAAATGCTACGCATAACATGTGACTTAGGATCCGCGACTCATCCAACAACTGAGTGCCTTAAATATCTTGATATCTCGGATAAAGAGATGGGAAAAATTGACCCGTACAGTATTTACACTCTCCCTTGCAACGGGACTTCTTCACTGAATCGCCGAAGGAGCCACTAT CCATGGATGTGGAGAGGATACGATCCATGTACCGAAAAGTATGCCAAAGTTTACTTCAATCTCCCTGATGTTCAGAAGGCATTCCATGCTAATGTGACAGGGGTTACCTATCCATGGAAAACATGCAG TGACGTAGTTGGTAATTATTGGGCCGATTCTCCTCTATCCATGCTTCCTATTTATCAAGAACTTATAGCTTCTGGTCTTAGGATTTGGGTGTTCAG TGGTGATACTGATTCAGTTGTTCCTGTCACGGCAACACGTTATTCAATCGATGCTTTGAAGCTTCCGACAGTTCGAAGTTGGTATCCGTGGTATGATAATAGAAAG GCTGTTGGTGGATGGAGCCAAGTGTACAAAGGATTGACATTAGTGACTGTAACTGGAGCTGGACATGAAGTCCCTCTTCATCGTCCGCGACAAGCTTTCATTCTTTTCAGATCATTTTTAGAGGATAAGCCTATGCCTACCTGA
- the LOC142550058 gene encoding uncharacterized protein LOC142550058 has translation MISGGSTDGDSTRARKARGRRVCLEVDGRRQNEPIISFGPEDLRGVSLPHNDALVIQARVANYDVLRVFVDNESSVNVIFKEALVQMDLHEYPLESVETALFGFAGHAVYPEGEITLPLTLGSGNLRKTVMTVFTVVDAPSSYNIILGRPAMNEMRAVASIYHQKTKFPIRGQVGEVKGDQPSSRKCYGETVRVDQKRVRREDEGKKVAQEVREIEEKEVNFVAEDEQEVVEVEPGKSIRVVRDLEDSTRELMGISPKVAEHQLNIIPGSRPVKQKKRHFGPEKDKIIE, from the exons atgatttcgggAGGATCTACTGATGGTGATTCTACCCGAGCCAGGAAAGCAAGGGGTAGAAGAGTGTGTTTAGAAGTTGATGGAAGGAGGCAGAATGAGCCGATTATTAGTTTTGGCCCAGAAGACCTCAGAGGAGTCAGCTTACCTCACAATGATGCTCTGGTCATTCAGGCACGGGTCGCtaattatgatgtgttgagAGTTTTTGTGGATAATGAGAGTTCTGTTAATGTCATTTTCAAGGAAGCCTTGGTCCAGATGGATTTACATGAATATCCGCTGGAATCAGTTGAGACTGCTCTGTTCGGCTTTGCAGGTCATGCCGTATACCCTGAAGGGGAGATCACTCTACCCCTAACACTTGGAAGTGGAAACTTGAGGAAGACAGTTATGACAGTTTTCACCGTAGTGGATGCCCCATCTTCGTATAACATAATCCTTGGAAGGCCAGCTATGAACGAGATGAGAGCTGTAGCTTCCATCTATCACCAGAAGACCAAGTTCCCGATACGAGGACAAGTTGGAGAGGTTAAGGGAGATCAACCCTCCTCCCGGAAATGCTATGGTGAAACAGTTCGAGTAGACCAGAAGAGGGTGAGAAGGGAGGACGAAGGGAAGAAGGTGGCTCAAGAAGTGAGAGAGATAGAGGAGAAGGAAGTAAATTTTGTCGCGGAGGACGAGCAGGAAGTGGTTGAAGTAGAACCAGGAAAAAGTATTCGGGTGGTCCGAGACCTTGAAGATTCCACCCGG GAACTTATGGGAATATCACCCAAAGTAGCCGAGCACCAGTTAAATATCATCCCTGGATCCCGACCTGTAAAACAGAAGAAAAGGCATTTTGGGCCCGAAAAAGACAAAATCATAGAATGA
- the LOC142550060 gene encoding uncharacterized protein LOC142550060 gives MVKWTIELGEYDIEYQPRAAIKAQALTDFLIEMVQPAEEEVWRVFVDGASNLSGCGVGVIVVAPSGEKIKLALRIDSRVTNNEAEYEAVLLGLQAAQEVGASRVIIYSDSQLVAQQIKGAYEARDEKMLKYLKLITARAATFTDWSIEQIPREENGEADSLAKLATSMSKVSTREIMCFTRLVLSVDEASPTQMTSWMTPLIEYIVQAKLPSDRAQALKIKKQAPRFTLLNNILYRRSYQGPLLKCVSESEEEYILREIHEGCCGEHLGGMALSRKSILAGFWWPRMLPNLSKNVRVDIRIKNHTRDE, from the coding sequence ATGGTCAAATGGACAATAGAGCTGGGAGAGTACGACATTGAATATCAACCCCGGGCCGCTATCAAAGCCCAGGCTCTGACAGATTTCTTGATAGAGATGGTGCAGCCGGCAGAAGAAGAAGTATGGAGAGTCTTTGTTGATGGTGCTTCAAATCTGTCCGGATGCGGAGTTGGAGTGATCGTTGTCGCCCCATCCggagagaagataaaattggccCTGAGAATTGATTCCCGGGTTACAAATAATGAGGCTGAGTATGAAGCTGTTCTGTTAGGATTGCAGGCCGCCCAGGAGGTTGGGGCCTCTCGAGTGATTATTTATTCTGATTCTCAATTGGTGGCACAACAAATTAAGGGTGCTTACGAGGCCAGAGATGAAAAAATGCTCAAGTACCTGAAACTCATCACAGCCCGGGCTGCCACTTTTACCGACTGGAGCATTGAACAAATCCCCCGGGAAGAGAATGGGGAAGCTGATAGTCTGGCTAAGTTGGCCACCTCTATGTCCAAGGTAAGCACCCGGGAAATCATGTGTTTCACCCGGTTGGTGCTATCTGTTGATGAAGCATCTCCTACTCAAATGACTTCATGGATGACTCCCCTGATTGAATACATAGTCCAAGCCAAGCTTCCAAGTGATCGGGCTCAAGCTTTAAAGATAAAGAAACAAGCACCCAGGTTCACTCTCTTGAACAATATTCTTTACAGGCGGTCATATCAGGGTCCTCTACTTAAATGTGTTTCAGAAAGTGAAGAAGAATATATCCTCCGGGAAATTCATGAAGGATGCTGCGGAGAACACCTAGGAGGGATGGCCTTATCTCGAAAATCCATATTAGCAGGATTTTGGTGGCCCCGGATGCTACCCAACTTGTCCAAAAATGTCAGGGTTGACATTAGAATTAAAAATCATACAAGAGATGAGTAG